One Euphorbia lathyris chromosome 1, ddEupLath1.1, whole genome shotgun sequence DNA segment encodes these proteins:
- the LOC136223562 gene encoding protein ELF4-LIKE 4-like, whose translation MEDNLFSGIGNGTQIDNKSLQTVQKSFMQVQDILDQNRLLINEINQNHESKIPDNLTRNVGFIRELNNNVRRVVDLYADLSTNFTTRSMDASSEGESSRILRSTGKGNQKRIRFG comes from the coding sequence ATGGAAGACAATTTATTTTCTGGAATAGGCAATGGAACCCAAATAGATAACAAGTCTTTACAAACAGTTCAAAAGagttttatgcaagttcaagacATTCTAGATCAAAACAGATTGCTAATCAATGAAATAAACCAAAACCATGAATCAAAGATTCCTGATAACTTGACTCGAAATGTGGGATTCATTAGGGAGCTGAACAATAACGTTAGAAGAGTGGTTGATCTTTATGCTGATCTTTCTACTAATTTCACCACCAGATCAATGGATGCTTCATCAGAAGGAGAATCAAGTAGGATTTTGAGGTCAACTGGAAAGGGAAATCAAAAGAGGATTAGATTCGGGTAA
- the LOC136225447 gene encoding uncharacterized protein → MEMEEEANETRRKKQKFLGPMDRYASNIDPNKKTLQNQKINNAIFKERTHKVQQFMARWMYESGVAFNAVDNDSFKRFVEAVGQFGPGFKPASQYLLGGPLLKDEVERTKGLLSKQEEEWKKNGCSIMTDAWSDRKRRSIMNLCVNCPEGKTFLSSMEASNDSHTGQYMFEYVDKCIKDIRPQGVVQVVTDNGSNNMATKALLKVKRPLIFWSSCATHTINLMLQKIGGQSKFKGVIEKAKNFTIYIYAHHKTLHLMRKFTKKRDIVRPGVTRFATAFLTLQSLMDKKNELRSKECKREGGDVYCFE, encoded by the coding sequence ATGGAAATGGAAGAGGAAGCAAATGAGACAAGAAGGAAGAAGCAAAAGTTTCTTGGACCTATGGACCGTTATGCATCCAATATTGATCCAAACAAGAAGACCCTTCAAAATCAAAAAATCAACAATGCAATTTTCAAGGAAAGAACACATAAAGTGCAACAATTTATGGCTAGATGGATGTATGAATCAGGTGTTGCTTTCAATGCGGTTGATAATGATAGTTTCAAGAGGTTTGTAGAAGCGGTTGGGCAATTTGGCCCGGGTTTCAAACCGGCATCTCAATACTTATTAGGAGGGCCATTATTAAAGGATGAGGTGGAAAGAACTAAGGGATTATTGTCGAAGCAAGAAGAGGAGTGGAAAAAGAATGGTTGCTCTATCATGACTGATGCATGGAGTGACCGAAAAAGGAGAAGTATCATGAATTTATGTGTTAATTGTCCGGAAGGGAAAACATTCCTTTCTTCTATGGAAGCATCAAATGATTCACACACCGGCCAATATATGTTTGAATATGTTGATAAATGCATAAAAGATATTAGACCACAAGGTGTTGTTCAAGTGGTGACAGATAATGGTTCGAACAACATGGCGACAAAAGCTTTGTTAAAGGTTAAGAGACCATTAATATTTTGGAGTTCTTGTGCAACTCATACTATAAATCTTATGCTTCAAAAAATTGGGGGCCAATCTAAATTCAAGGGTGTGATTGAAAAGGCAAAGAATTTTACCATCTATATTTATGCACATCACAAAACTTTGCATTTGATGAGAAAGTTTACAAAGAAAAGAGATATAGTCAGGCCGGGAGTCACTAGATTTGCAACTGCATTCCTAACTTTACAAAGTTTGATGGATAAGAAGAATGAGTTGAGAAGTAAAGAGTGCAAAAGGGAAGGTGGCGACGTCTATTGCTTTGAGTAA